Part of the Lucilia cuprina isolate Lc7/37 chromosome 5, ASM2204524v1, whole genome shotgun sequence genome is shown below.
ctatagaatagactatagactagactatagactagactatagaatagactatagactagactatagactagactatagactagactatagactagactatagactagaatatagactagtctatagactagattataggctggattatttaaatattctattgaaattaaaaaaatagatttttattttatcttttaatttgtctttctaatttcaaataatttatttatagaatgaaaaaataaaatgattttatttaattaatgaagaggctttatatttaataaaaaggataacaatttaattttaagtgttttgtataaaattaaacaaatcattTCTATTGTTAACATTTTGTTGTGGCATAAAATTTGAATGAACATTTTCActgatgtttttaatatttaattctatAACAATGTTATGAAGTATACAGCACACCATTATCCAGTCATTGCACTCTTTCTTATTTTCTTCTCCTAACATTCGAAACTTTAATTCCTTTAAGCTTCCGAACTTTTCTTTGAGTAGcccaaaacaattttcaatccGAACgcgatattttgaaaaatatttattaaacttttctcTTTCCTCTAAAGTGTGCTCTGAACTATTCCGTTTAAATGGTGTaattaaaaagttctttaaaggATATGCACTATCTCGGACAGCCATTGGGAACTAGAAAAATACCTCTCCGGTGTTTTGCAAGTGgagaatgtaaaaaaattttagcgtCATGAACACTTCCGGGATATCCGATTGTAACTTGCCTGATGGACAATTTATAGTCACACACGGCTTGGACTTTAATAGCATATtgcgtttttcttgaaaagtaAAGCTCATGATTTTTGTGTGGAGCTTCGGCAAGTTTTATTTCGGAGCCATCAATGTAGCCAATACATCCAGGCAATTCctgttgtgtttttaaaattattgccaTTCTTTCGGTTTCACTTGgccaatacaaaaatttatttttaagcttcAATATAGCTTTAAAAACACGTTTTGTAATCTTCTGTATTGTGCCGCCATCACCTATTCCAAAAATGGATGCAACTTTGCGAACAGATCCACCATCACCTAAgcgaaaaagtacaattttcaaCTGCAGCTCAATTGGAAATTGCGTTTTGCGCCATTTTGTGTTGAATACATCGTCATCTTTAATTAAGTCCAGGATGTAGGCAAATTCCGAGGGAAGCAATCGAACCATTTGATTAAATCTATTATCGTCAAAATAGTTTAGAACTTTATTGTTCCATGCTGTTGATTTTGGCAATCCTAGGTGGACACTTCGGCGGTTAACAGATAGATAAAGCATATTCATTCTAAAGTTTTCCAGGATTTCACCCTCTTCTTCCTCATCACctgcaaataactttttctagtaaatgataaaaaaaatacttctttCCACTTACTAGAATCC
Proteins encoded:
- the LOC124420044 gene encoding protein ALP1-like, encoding MLTLDSSDEEEEGEILENFRMNMLYLSVNRRSVHLGLPKSTAWNNKVLNYFDDNRFNQMVRLLPSEFAYILDLIKDDDVFNTKWRKTQFPIELQLKIVLFRLGDGGSVRKVASIFGIGDGGTIQKITKRVFKAILKLKNKFLYWPSETERMAIILKTQQELPGCIGYIDGSEIKLAEAPHKNHELYFSRKTQYAIKVQAVCDYKLSIRQVTIGYPGSVHDAKIFLHSPLAKHRRGIFLVPNGCPR